From Musa acuminata AAA Group cultivar baxijiao chromosome BXJ3-8, Cavendish_Baxijiao_AAA, whole genome shotgun sequence, one genomic window encodes:
- the LOC103996509 gene encoding peroxidase 31-like, translating to MASYPLVASFAALVAVLLLAAPATAKLTTLYYQKTCPNVEKIVSDVVTTKQISTPTTAAGALRLFFHDCFVGGCDASVLVSSNAFNRAERDADDNVSLPGDGFDAIVRAKTALELQCPGVVSCADVLALATRELVLMLGGPFYRVRLGRKDALTSTAASITGNLPGPNMTVDQLISLFARRHFTVQELVVLSGAHTVGFSHCSQFASRIFGYNGGARDAHDPAMSPQFAQALQKACANYVNNPTIAAFNDVMTPGKFDNMYYQNLLRGLGLLASDQALALDPRTRPFVQLYAANQTAFFNDFSRAMEKVSVLGVKAGRKGEVRRRCDVFNNLTT from the coding sequence ATGGCCAGCTATCCCCTGGTGGCAAGTTTCGCGGCCTTGGTCGCTGTCCTACTCCTCGCGGCCCCTGCCACCGCCAAGCTCACCACCCTGTACTATCAGAAGACGTGTCCCAATGTCGAGAAGATCGTGTCGGATGTGGTAACAACCAAGCAGATCAGCACCCCCACCACCGCCGCCGGCGCCCTCCGCTTGTTCTTCCACGACTGCTTCGTCGGAGGCTGCGACGCCTCCGTGCTCGTGTCGAGCAACGCCTTCAACCGCGCGGAGCGCGACGCCGACGACAACGTCTCCCTCCCCGGTGATGGCTTCGACGCCATCGTCCGTGCTAAGACCGCGCTCGAGCTGCAGTGCCCCGGTGTCGTCTCCTGCGCGGACGTCCTCGCCCTCGCCACCCGCGAACTTGTCCTCATGCTCGGCGGGCCTTTCTACCGCGTCCGCCTCGGTCGTAAGGATGCCCTcacctccaccgccgcctccaTCACAGGCAACCTCCCCGGCCCCAACATGACCGTGGACCAGCTCATCTCCCTCTTCGCGCGCAGGCACTTCACCGTGCAGGAGCTGGTCGTCCTTTCCGGCGCCCACACCGTCGGCTTCTCCCACTGCAGCCAGTTCGCCTCGCGCATCTTCGGCTACAACGGCGGAGCGCGCGACGCCCACGACCCGGCCATGAGCCCACAGTTCGCACAGGCGCTGCAGAAGGCGTGCGCCAACTACGTGAACAACCCAACCATCGCGGCTTTCAACGACGTGATGACGCCCGGCAAGTTCGACAACATGTACTACCAGAACCTGCTGCGAGGACTGGGGCTGCTGGCCTCCGACCAGGCGTTGGCGTTAGACCCGCGGACAAGGCCCTTCGTGCAGCTCTACGCCGCCAACCAGACGGCCTTCTTCAACGACTTCAGCCGCGCCATGGAGAAGGTCAGCGTGCTCGGCGTGAAGGCGGGACGCAAGGGCGAGGTCCGGCGGCGGTGCGACGTGTTCAACAACCTCACCACTTGA
- the LOC135644811 gene encoding LIM domain-containing protein WLIM1-like, with translation MASMFGGTTQKCQACQKTVYLVDQLAADGRIYHRACFRCHHCKGTLKFSNYSSIDGVLYCKPHYDQLFKMTGSLDKIFEGAPKSSKIDRSIGQQGIANNRYSTIFLGTQDKCVECKKTVYPIEKVAVDGNSYHRPCFRCSHGGCTISPSNFITHEGRLYCKHHHAQLFMTKGNFSSFSKVEEKNEDITLPADKVLVEGVQVA, from the exons atggcatcGATGTTTGGTGGGACGACGCAGAAGTGCCAAGCGTGCCAGAAGACGGTGTACTTAGTCGACCAGCTTGCCGCCGACGGCAGGATCTACCACAGAGCCTGCTTCCGGTGCCACCACTGCAAAGGAACCCTCAAG TTCAGCAATTATAGCTCCATTGATGGAGTTCTTTACTGCAAGCCTCACTATGACCAACTCTTCAAAATGACCGGCAGCCTGGATAAAATTTTCGAAG GTGCTCCGAAATCTTCTAAGATAGACAGATCTATCGGTCAACAG GGCATTGCTAATAACCGGTACTCGACTATTTTTCTCGGGACACAAGACAAATGTGTTGAGTGCAAGAAAACAGTGTATCCAATTGAGAAG GTGGCTGTTGATGGAAACTCATACCACAGGCCCTGCTTCAGGTGCAGCCATGGAGGCTGCACCATTAGCCCATCTAACTTCATCACACATGAGGGAAGACTTTACTGCAAGCACCACCATGCTCAGCTATTTATGACCAAGGGCAATTTCAGCAGCTTCAGCAAGGTTGAAGAGAAGAATGAAGACATAACATTGCCTGCTGATAAAGTTCTTGTTGAAGGTGTCCAAGTTGCATAA
- the LOC135644812 gene encoding protein PLASTID REDOX INSENSITIVE 2, chloroplastic-like: MSLRSLSLPFSFSHPPVASSRPSPPPFARQPILSFPSSIPIPLNTSSRSPSRAAWRRPVYVYPDPIPEFAKAETRKFEDDLRRKLLKSKEIFGDDVDTVVELCGEIFSNFLHKEYGGPGTLLVEPFTEMLLALKEKKLPGAPVAARAALLWAQNYVDQDWEIWTFQQSQ, translated from the exons ATGAGCCTTCGCTCTTtatctcttcccttctctttctcccATCCGCCCGTCGCCTCATCTCGGCCTTCTCCTCCGCCGTTCGCGAGACAACCAATCCTCTCCTTCCCGTCTTCGATCCCCATTCCCCTCAATACCTCCTCCAGGAGTCCTTCCCGGGCGGCATGGCGGCGGCCTGTCTACGTCTACCCCGACCCGATCCCCGAATTCGCCAAAGCT GAGACTCGGAAGTTCGAGGATGACCTTCGGAGGAAGCTTCTCAAGAGTAAGGAAATCTTCGGCGACGACGTGGATACCGTAGTGGAACTCTGTGGGGAG ATATTCAGCAACTTCTTACATAAGGAGTATGGAGGCCCTGGGACATTGTTGGTGGAACCTTTCACTGAGATGTTGCTTGCACTAAAGGAGAAGAAACTTCCTGGGGCTCCTGTAGCAGCAAGGGCAGCTCTCTTGTGGGCACAAAACTATGTCGATCAGGACTGGGAGATCTGGACTTTCCAGCAATCTCAGTAA
- the LOC135580749 gene encoding nucleobase-ascorbate transporter 6-like — protein MAGAAPPPKQDELVPHPVKDQLPNVSFCITSPPPWPEVILLGFQHYLVMLGTTVIIPTALVPQMGGGNDEKARVIQTLLFVAGINTLFQTFFGTRLPAVMGGSYTFVMPTISIILAGRYSDIVDPHEKFLRIMRGTQGALIVASTLQIIIGFSGLWRNVTRFLSPLSAVPLVALAGFGLYELGFPGVAKCVEIGLPVIVLLVIFSQYLPHAMHSERHVFDRFAVIFSIVIVWLYAYLLTVGGAYRHSPPKTQLHCRTDRSGLVGGAPWIRVPYPFQWGAPTFDAGEAFAMMAASFVALVESTGTFMAVARYASATPVPPSVLSRGIGWQGIGILLDGLFGTANGSSVSVENAGLLALTRVGSRRVVQISAGFMIFFSILGKFGAVFASIPAPIFAALYCLFFAYVGAAGLSFLQFCNLNSFRTKFILGFSVFMGLSVPQYFNEYTSVAGYGPVHTGARWFNDIINVIFSSKPFVAGFVAFLLDNTLHRHDSAVRKDRGFHWWHKFRSFMGDTRSEEFYSLPCNLNKFFPSV, from the exons ATGGCCGGAGCAGCGCCGCCGCCGAAGCAGGACGAGTTAGTGCCACATCCGGTGAAGGACCAACTGCCCAATGTTTCCTTCTGCATTACCAGTCCTCCTCCTTGGC CTGAAGTGATTCTTCTTGGTTTCCAACATTACCTGGTTATGCTGGGAACTACTGTTATCATCCCCACAGCACTTGTTCCCCAGATGGGTGGAGGAAAT GATGAGAAAGCAAGGGTAATCCAGACATTGCTGTTTGTGGCTGGTATTAACACTCTTTTCCAAACATTCTTCGGTACTCGCTTGCCGGCTGTGATGGGAGGGTCATACACCTTTGTCATGCCTACCATATCTATAATCTTAGCGGGGCGTTACAGTGATATCGTGGATCCTCATGAG AAATTCCTGCGTATCATGCGTGGAACCCAGGGTGCACTAATTGTGGCTTCGACACTTCAAATTATTATTGGCTTCAGCGGGCTTTGGCGCAATGTAACAAG atttttaaGTCCACTGTCAGCGGTTCCTCTGGTCGCACTAGCTGGGTTTGGGCTCTATGAGCTTGGTTTTCCGGGG GTTGCCAAATGTGTCGAGATTGGCCTGCCGGTGATTGTTCTGTTAGTGATATTCTCACAG TATCTTCCTCACGCTATGCATTCAGAGAGGCATGTCTTTGACAGATTTGCTGTCATATTTTCAATTGTGATTGTATGGCTATATGCATACTTGCTTACAGTTGGTGGGGCATATAGACATTCCCCGCCAAAGACACAACTGCATTGCCGTACTGATCGTTCTGGTCTTGTTGGTGGTGCTCCTTG GATAAGAGTCCCATATCCATTTCAATGGGGAGCACCAACTTTCGATGCTGGTGAGGCTTTTGCAATGATGGCAGCTTCATTTGTGGCCCTGGTAGAG TCCACTGGTACTTTTATGGCTGTCGCAAGGTATGCAAGTGCAACACCAGTTCCTCCTTCAGTTCTCAGTCGAGGCATTGGTTGGCAG GGTATCGGTATCTTGTTGGATGGATTATTTGGAACTGCAAATGGTTCATCAGTATCAGT TGAAAATGCTGGTTTGCTGGCTTTGACACGTGTCGGCAGTCGGAGGGTTGTGCAAATATCTGCAGGATTCATGATTTTCTTTTCCATTCTTG GGAAATTTGGAGCAGTTTTTGCATCCATTCCTGCACCAATTTTTGCAGCTCTTTACTGTCTTTTCTTTGCATATGTTG GTGCTGCAGGTCTTAGTTTCCTTCAGTTCTGCAATCTTAACAGCTTCCGAACTAAATTCATCTTAGGATTCTCTGTTTTCATGGGTTTGTCGGTTCCACAGTACTTCAACGAATACACTTCTGTTGCTGGTTATGGTCCGGTCCACACTGGAGCAAGATGG TTCAACGATATCATTAATGTGATATTCTCTTCGAAGCCATTTGTGGCGGGCTTTGTGGCTTTTCTCCTGGACAATACCCTCCATCGCCATGACAGTGCTGTAAGGAAAGACAGGGGTTTTCATTGGTGGCACAAGTTCCGATCCTTCATGGGCGACACTAGAAGTGAGGAATTCTACTCATTGCCTTGTAATCTCAATAAGTTCTTTCCATCAGTGTGA
- the LOC135580752 gene encoding LOW QUALITY PROTEIN: uncharacterized protein LOC135580752 (The sequence of the model RefSeq protein was modified relative to this genomic sequence to represent the inferred CDS: deleted 1 base in 1 codon), protein MHGPEGEERKRRWHMWPVPAPGTATSAAAAPSLLARPASPSENPSLELENPRLPCDSFLKDGRKIQVGDCALFQAGSAPPFIGIIHWITSGKEGHLWFCVNWLYRPADVKLAKDVLLEAAPNEVFYSFHKDVISAASLLHPCKVSFLRKGVELPVGISSFVCRRVYDITNKCLWWLTDKDYVTDRQEEVHQLLNKTRLEMNTAPQSGGNSPTLNGPTSTQQPKSGSESVHDTNSSVLSQTKGKKRDKSDQVSEFIKKEHSAKPDDGGSVSFKSENMVKTEIVKITEKGRLVSSKGVDKLLNLMQLHRSERKIDASVRILVADVIAATDRYDCLGRFVQLNGVPILDDWLQEVYKWKTSDGSSPKECDKAIEELILALLRALDKLPVNLNALQSCNIGKSVNHLRNHKNPEIQKKARSLIDTWKKRVDAEITKINDAKSITSSQPVWQVKPESCDVSKSITPASIVDVSKDPLCKAATNTGGVEMPATTAKDEKSSSSSESQNNSQSCSSDHAKTIGSLWKEDKRNSSAGSMNASKAAGSSTCHRRSSNGFSGASMSAVHKETHLGKSGTLNRMPTLEKSSQSDLACEKPIDMSVANRGNNHRLIVKLPNHVQSPAQSVSGGSFEDPSILANRASSPGVQDKHEHSEFRVKLRGDVFRSNIVENDNTEAWQSNDIKEPPVGAGDVRSLAAIHDEEHMSAQDMRSATEAPGAAGSSSGTEKEVFLTEPSTRSSFSSINALIESCIKYSEASVPLVVEDDVGMNLLASVATGEISNSELISPTVSPGNSPATETKSRLSNDDVVAQSHVESDEAAFADSKKQVKSVGSFLISDVSNEDGTELSGNNCTDVILQYNKLASEHAEQSPTVAMSSHRECKPEEEKDGHPFVLKPSEVEKQGDDGTPFDENPMTDGRVLDHYTETSLKKEAHQQMKTNLLLNVPFKILEVAIYAIVKFLARILRFLLQVLSENLIVEESQSCPSAEEALEVATSSDHQRSVMIDSVERSRDAVITLGASDVPFSKNADESVRPATTSSYAAGLVEDLKMMETHERHQERSASEDQLSSCQAKETENQAKPAGSRLSGVDSDVRADLALSAEASSLAVKTEPDIANKLDFDLNEGILGDDGNLDETAVSVATVCSSAIFFPGLSSFANAMSNSSPAPITVAAPAKGPFVPPQNLLKSKGETGWKGSAATSAFRPAEPRKAPEMPPSVSAGKQCRRQLNIDLNEPDERVLEDMAVQNCAKSSSSELGTVINREATPQISGGLNLDLNRVDEGTENGQLLASTTYGLEVPFLAVGPASGEVPNRVANMSRELDLNSGPGLDDACAAPTTGNQNTKCTRSIPFVPPVAGIRMNTVDLGSLSPWFPPGSSYPAQSIPSSLTDRGEQPCPIVAAPGAQRILGPVTASGPFGGDGYRGPMFSSSTAMAFSPATAFPYAGFAFGSNFPLASTSFSGGSTTFVDSSSGAGSGFPTIPSPFFGQAGAILSSYPRPYVISLPEGNSDSTRKWIAPGLDLNAGPGNTDLEGKDERLPLASRQLLVATSQAFTEEQVRMYGVPGGGLKRKEPEGGWDANRSTYKQLSWQ, encoded by the exons ATGCATGGGCCGGAAGGTGAGGAGAGGAAACGACGGTGGCATATGTGGCCGGTCCCTGCGCCCGGGACAGcaacatcagcagcagcagctcctTCTCTTCTAGCTCGTCCTGCGTCGCCCTCGGAGAACCCATCCTTAGAGTTGGAGAATCCACGGTTGCCGTGTGATTCGTTCCTTAAG GATGGGCGAAAAATTCAAGTTGGTGATTGCGCTCTTTTCCAGGCTGGCAGTGCTCCACCTTTCATTGGAATAATTCATTGGATTACATCAGGCAAAGAGGGTCACCTTTGGTTTTGTGTTAATTGGCTTTACCGACCTGCTGATGTTAAGCTTGCAAAAGATGTGTTACTTGAAGCAGCTCCCAATGAAGTATTTTACTCTTTCCACAAGGATGTGATTTCTGCAGCTTCATTGCTTCATCCATGTAAAGTCTCATTTTTAAGGAAGGGTGTTGAGCTTCCAGTAGGAATATCTTCATTTGTATGCAGACGAGTATACGACATTACTAACAAATGTTTATGGTGGTTAACCGATAAAGATTATGTCACT GACCGACAGGAGGAAGTACATCAGCTTTTGAACAAAACTCGACTGGAGATGAACACAGCACCTCAGTCAGGTGGGAATTCACCTACACTCAATGGTCCAACAAGCACACAACAACCAAAATCTGGTTCAGAGAGTGTACATGATACTAACTCCTCTGTCCTGTCTCAGACTAAGGGGAAGAAGAGGGATAAGAGTGATCAGGTTTCTGAGTTTATCAAGAAGGAGCATTCTGCTAAACCAGATGATGGTGGTTCTGTTAGCTTTAAATCTGAGAATATGGTAAAGACAGAAATAGTCAAAATAACAGAAAAAGGCCGGCTTGTAAGCTCTAAAGGGGTTGACAAGTTGTTGAATCTAATGCAGCTTCATAGATCAGAGAGAAAAATAGATGCTTCTGTCCGGATTTTGGTTGCAGATGTGATTGCAGCCACTGATCGATATGATTGCCTTGGGAGGTTTGTGCAGCTTAACGGTGTGCCAATCTTGGATGACTGGCTCCAGGAGGTGTACAAATGGAAGACCAGCGATGGTAGTAGTCCCAAAGAGTGTGATAAAGCTATTGAGGAACTTATTTTAGCTCTCCTTCGAGCACTTGACAAATTGCCTGTGAACCTTAATGCTTTGCAGAGTTGTAATATCGGTAAATCAGTGAACCATTTACGAAATCATAAAAACCCTGAGATCCAGAAAAAAGCTAGGAGTCTTATTGACACCTGGAAGAAACGAGTTGATGCAGAAATTACGAAGATCAATGATGCAAAATCTATCACATCAAGCCAGCCTGTTTGGCAAGTCAAGCCGGAATCTTGTGATGTCTCAAAATCTATCACACCTGCATCCATTGTGGATGTCTCAAAGGACCCACTTTGCAAAGCAGCTACTAACACTGGTGGGGTAGAGATGCCGGCAACCACAGCCAAAGACGAGAAGAGCAGTAGCTCAAGTGAATCTCAGAACAACAGTCAGTCTTGTTCTAGTGATCATGCAAAAACAATTGGTTCTTTGTGGAAGGAAGACAAAAGGAATTCAAGTGCTGGATCAATGAACGCATCTAAGGCTGCTGGTAGTTCAACTTGTCATCGAAGATCAAGCAATGGGTTTTCTGGAGCAAGTATGTCTGCAGTTCATAAGGAAACTCATCTAGGTAAGTCTGGTACTCTCAATAGGATGCCAACATTGGAAAAATCATCACAATCAGATTTGGCATGTGAAAAGCCAATTGATATGTCTGTTGCTAATCGTGGAAATAATCACAGGCTTATTGTAAAACTTCCTAACCATGTTCAAAGCCCTGCTCAAAGTGTAAGTGGAGGTTCCTTTGAAGATCCATCTATTTTGGCCAACAGAGCATCATCTCCTGGGGTCCAGGACAAGCATGAGCACAGTGAGTTCAGAGTGAAACTAAGAGGTGATGTGTTTCGGTCTAATATTGTGGAAAATGATAATACAGAGGCATGGCAAAGCAATGATATCAAAGAACCACCAGTAGGGGCTGGAGATGTCAGATCACTAGCAGCTATCCACGATGAAGAACACATGAGTGCTCAGGATATGCGAAGTGCTACAGAGGCTCCAGGAGCTGCTGGTTCGTCATCTGGAACTGAAAAGGAAGTTTTCTTGACTGAACCAAGCACAAGAAGTTCTTTTAGTTCTATAAATGCCTTAATTGAAAGTTGCATCAAATATTCTGAAGCTAGTGTTCCTTTGGttgttgaagatgatgttgggATGAATTTACTTGCAAGTGTGGCAACTGGAGAGATCTCCAATTCTGAGTTAATTTCTCCCACCGTCTCACCTGGAAATTCACCTGCAACAGAGACCAAGTCGAGGTTGTCAAATGATGATGTTGTGGCCCAGAGTCATGTTGAATCTGATGAAGCTGCTTTTGCAGACTCCAAAAAGCAGGTGAAGAGTGTTGGTTCCTTCTTGATTAGTGATGTCTCAAATGAGGATGGGACTGAGCTTTCAGGAAATAATTGTACTGATGTCATTTTGCAGTATAATAAATTAGCAAGCGAGCATGCTGAACAATCTCCCACTGTAGCTATGAGCTCTCATAGGGAGTGTAAACCTGAGGAAGAAAAAGATGGACATCCTTTTGTGTTGAAACCGTCTGAAGTGGAGAAGCAGGGTGATGATGGTACTCCATTTGACGAAAATCCGATGACAGATGGACGGGTCTTGGACCACTATACAGAA ACAAGCTTAAAGAAAGAAGCTCATCAGCAGATGAAAACAAACCTCCTATTGAATGTGCCATTCAAAATATTGGAGGTGGCAATATATGCAATTGTGAAATTTCTTGCAAGGATCCTGAGATTTCTGCTTCAGGTATTATCAGAAAACCTGATTGTTGAGGAATCTCAATCATGTCCTTCAGCAGAAGAAGCACTTGAGGTTGCAACCTCATCTGACCACCAACGATCTGTGATGATAGATTCTGTGGAGAGGAGTCGTGATGCTGTTATTACATTGGGTGCTTCTGATGTTCCATTTTCTAAGAATGCTGATGAATCAGTTAGACCAGCAACCACCTCCTCTTATGCTGCTGGGCTTGTTGAAGACTTGAAAATGATGGAGACACATGAACGTCATCAAGAGAGATCAGCCAGTGAAGACCAATTGTCCAGTTGTCAAGCCAAGGAAACTGAGAATCAAGCAAAACCTGCGGGTTCGAGGTTATCTGGGGTTGATTCAGATGTGAGGGCAGATCTTGCATTATCTGCAGAGGCTTCTTCATTGGCTGTTAAAACTGAGCCAGATATTGCCAATAAGCTTGACTTTGATTTGAACGAGGGCATCCTTGGAGATGATGGAAACCTAGATGAGACTGCTGTCTCAGTTGCAACAGTGTGTTCGTCTGCAATTTTTTTTCCCGGCCTGTCTTCTTTTGCAAATGCGATGTCTAACAGCTCACCTGCTCCAATCACAGTAGCTGCACCAGCAAAAGGGCCTTTTGTTCCACCTCAAAACTTATTAAAGAGCAAGGGTGAGACTGGATGGAAAGGCTCAGCTGCCACTAGTGCTTTTCGGCCAGCAGAACCACGAAAAGCTCCAGAGATGCCACCATCTGTTTCTGCAGGGAAGCAGTGCCGCCGTCAACTCAATATTGATCTGAATGAACCTGATGAGAGAGTTCTTGAGGACATGGCTGTCCAGAACTGTGCTAAGTCTTCCAGCTCTGAGTTGGGGACGGTAATAAATCGTGAAGCAACCCCACAGATTTCTGGGGGACTTAATCTTGACTTAAATAGAGTCGATGAAGGCACCGAAAATGGGCAGTTATTAGCAAGCACCACCTATGGATTAGAGGTGCCATTCTTGGCTGTAGGACCAGCATCAGGAGAAGTCCCTAATCGGGTGGCCAATATGTCGAGGGAATTAGATTTAAATAGTGGACCAGGTCTTGATGATGCTTGTGCTGCTCCTACAACTGGGAACCAAAATACAAAATGCACTAGAAGCATCCCTTTTGTACCTCCAGTTGCAGGCATCAGAATGAACACTGTTGACTTGGGAAGTTTATCACCATGGTTTCCCCCTGGTAGTTCATATCCTGCTCAGTCTATACCATCTTCCTTGACTGATAGAGGAGAGCAGCCTTGCCCAATTGTTGCAGCTCCAGGAGCCCAAAGAATTTTGGGGCCAGTTACTGCTAGTGGCCCCTTTGGTGGCGATGGTTATAGGGGTCCCATGTTTTCATCCTCCACAGCCATGGCATTTTCTCCTGCTACAGCATTTCCATATGCTGGATTTGCTTTTGGGTCCAATTTTCCACTTGCATCAACTTCTTTTTCAGGTGGGTCGACAACCTTTGTTGATTCTTCATCTGGAGCTGGTTCAGGTTTCCCTACCATTCCTTCACCATTTTTTGGACAAGCTGGAGCCATTTTATCTAGTTATCCAAGGCCTTACGTGATAAGCCTTCCAGAGGGTAATTCTGATAGCACTCGGAAATGGATTGCACCAGGTCTTGATCTCAATGCAGGACCTGGAAACACAGATTTGGAAGGAAAAGATGAGCGATTGCCCTTGGCATCTAGGCAACTCTTAGTTGCAACCTCGCAAGCATTCACGGAGGAGCAGGTGAGAATGTATGGAGTGCCAGGTGGGGGTTTGAAGAGGAAGGAGCCTGAAGGAGGTTGGGATGCAAACAGATCTACTTACAAACAACTCTCTTGGCAGTGA
- the LOC135644238 gene encoding xyloglucan O-acetyltransferase 4-like — MALTSTRQLLLLLVALAFAFFFLSLMCYPRPFMAISRGDHLADCDLADGEWVRDFDGSGYTNGSCPLMLEHNCGKYGKDQDYVNWRWKPKQCQLPRFQGKVFLEMMRGKTMAFVGDSVSRNQMSSLICFLSQVEIPLGAKNEDEDTVKTWYFQSYDFTLMQLWTKFLVEAAEQVINGTGTGFYDLHLDRIDMSWSGKLPLLDYLIISDGHWFFRKLYLHEYDKLVGCVYCSEGNLTDFGINFAIRKAFRTAFQFINKCEECEGLVTVVRTFAPAHFENGTWNDGGDCSRTRPFEEGAISLTATEYDMRSAQVEELESMRSAKGGKGFGLLDVTKAMMMRPDGHPSSHRDFMGMEGFNDCVHWCLPGPVDMWNEMLLAVLKKGLIAT; from the exons ATGGCCTTAACGAGTACTCGGCAGTTGCTGCTGTTGCTTGTCGCGCTTGCGTTTgccttcttctttctctccttgATGTGTTATCCCAGACCCTTCATGGCCATCTCCCGAGGAGACCACCTTG CGGACTGCGATTTGGCCGATGGCGAATGGGTGCGGGACTTCGATGGATCGGGTTACACCAATGGGTCGTGCCCGTTGATGCTGGAGCACAACTGTGGGAAGTACGGGAAGGATCAAGATTACGTGAACTGGAGGTGGAAGCCGAAGCAGTGCCAACTGCCGAGGTTTCAGGGGAAGGTGTTCTTGGAGATGATGAGGGGGAAGACGATGGCGTTCGTGGGGGACTCGGTCAGCCGGAACCAGATGAGTTCGCTCATCTGCTTCTTGTCTCAG GTTGAGATTCCACTCGGTGCAAAAAATGAGGATGAAGACACAGTCAAAACTTGGTATTTCCAGTCCTACGACTTCACCCTCATGCAGTTGTGGACCAAATTTTTAGTAGAAGCAGCAGAACAAGTGATCAATGGAACAGGCACTGGATTTTATGATCTGCACTTGGATAGGATTGATATGAGCTGGTCCGGAAAGCTTCCACTGCTTGACTATCttatcatctccgatggccactgGTTCTTCCGAAAACTTTACCTCCATGAGTATGACAAACTGGTAGGCTGTGTGTACTGTTCGGAGGGCAATCTGACAGACTTTGGCATCAACTTTGCCATCCGAAAGGCCTTCAGAACAGCTTTCCAGTTCATTAACAAGTGTGAGGAGTGCGAAGGGTTGGTGACTGTGGTAAGGACATTCGCGCCGGCACATTTTGAGAATGGTACTTGGAATGATGGAGGGGATTGCAGCCGGACGAGGCCATTTGAGGAAGGTGCTATAAGCCTCACTGCCACGGAGTATGATATGAGAAGTGCTCAGGTGGAGGAGCTTGAGAGCATGAGGAGTGCAAAGGGTGGGAAAGGGTTCGGTCTTCTGGATGTGACCAAGGCTATGATGATGAGACCCGATGGTCACCCTAGTTCACACAGGGACTTCATGGGGATGGAGGGCTTCAATGACTGCGTGCATTGGTGCTTACCAGGCCCTGTTGATATGTGGAATGAAATGTTGTTGGCTGTGTTGAAGAAGGGATTGATTGCTACATAA